A single genomic interval of Bacillus sp. es.036 harbors:
- a CDS encoding YveK family protein gives MEETISLKEIFEVLKKRLALILLITLLATATSGVVSYFFLTPIYETSTQILVNQKADSENGFDYNQIKTNVDLINTYSVIIKSPTILDDVKEELSLDMTTSALNNKISVSNAQNSQVVSLSVTDPDPAVAVDIANTTASVFEKEISNIMNVDNVSILSKAGFEGTPSPVNPNPVLNMAIALVVGLMVGVGLAFLLEYLDNTIKTEEDIEKVLGVPVLGTIAVIEDREAGITKKKGKKSVRGEAVES, from the coding sequence ATGGAAGAAACGATTAGTTTAAAGGAAATATTTGAAGTACTCAAAAAACGTCTTGCACTCATTCTACTTATTACTCTACTCGCTACAGCAACGAGCGGTGTTGTCTCTTATTTCTTTCTTACTCCAATTTATGAAACTTCAACCCAAATTTTAGTAAACCAAAAAGCAGATTCCGAAAATGGATTCGATTATAACCAGATTAAAACCAACGTGGACCTTATTAATACATATAGCGTCATTATTAAAAGTCCAACGATACTAGACGATGTAAAAGAAGAACTTTCACTTGATATGACAACAAGCGCACTTAATAATAAGATTTCAGTAAGCAACGCGCAAAACTCTCAGGTTGTTTCATTATCTGTGACAGATCCTGATCCTGCAGTCGCGGTTGATATTGCCAATACAACAGCAAGCGTATTTGAAAAAGAAATTAGCAACATCATGAACGTCGATAACGTTAGCATTCTTTCAAAAGCTGGCTTTGAAGGCACACCTTCGCCAGTGAATCCAAATCCGGTCCTAAACATGGCAATTGCATTAGTAGTAGGCTTAATGGTTGGTGTTGGACTTGCATTCTTACTTGAATACCTGGATAACACGATTAAAACTGAAGAAGATATTGAAAAAGTTCTTGGCGTACCAGTTCTAGGTACAATCGCTGTCATTGAAGATCGCGAAGCAGGCATCACGAAGAAAAAAGGCAAAAAGTCAGTAAGGGGTGAAGCAGTTGAGTCGTAA
- a CDS encoding CpsD/CapB family tyrosine-protein kinase, whose protein sequence is MSRKERGSVNVSKERSLLTHQNPKSPIAEQYRTIRTNIQFASVEEDMRTIMVTSSGPMEGKSTTIANLGVVLAQQGKKVLIADTDLRKPTVHYTFRVMNTRGLTNVLTRQAELTEVTTATEVPNLDVLTSGPVPPNPSELLGSKAMDALIEEALTYYDIILFDCPPILAVADAQILANKVQGTVLVISSGTTEREAVVKAKERLDSAKGKLLGVVLNRKKMKDGSYYYYYAQK, encoded by the coding sequence TTGAGTCGTAAAGAGAGAGGTTCCGTTAACGTGAGTAAGGAAAGAAGTCTACTTACTCACCAAAATCCAAAGTCTCCAATCGCGGAGCAATACCGTACGATCCGAACGAATATTCAATTTGCTTCTGTGGAAGAAGACATGCGTACGATCATGGTTACCTCTTCCGGACCGATGGAAGGGAAATCCACAACGATCGCGAACCTTGGCGTTGTGCTCGCACAGCAAGGAAAAAAGGTTTTGATTGCTGATACTGACCTTCGTAAACCGACTGTTCACTATACGTTCCGCGTCATGAACACGAGAGGACTTACCAACGTCCTGACGCGCCAGGCGGAGCTGACAGAAGTAACGACTGCAACAGAAGTACCGAATCTAGACGTGCTAACAAGTGGACCTGTTCCACCCAATCCATCAGAACTTCTAGGTTCAAAAGCAATGGATGCGCTCATCGAAGAGGCACTTACGTACTATGACATTATACTCTTCGACTGTCCTCCAATACTTGCGGTGGCAGATGCACAAATTCTTGCGAATAAAGTTCAGGGAACCGTACTTGTGATTAGCAGTGGGACAACTGAAAGAGAAGCAGTGGTAAAGGCAAAAGAACGCCTTGATTCAGCAAAGGGGAAGCTGCTTGGCGTTGTGCTTAACCGTAAGAAGATGAAAGACGGTAGCTATTATTACTACTACGCGCAGAAATAA
- a CDS encoding N-acetylmuramoyl-L-alanine amidase family protein — MRGKRKVAIITGSIILVGLLLSLFLYFYNAQDTSQSEVGQTSGQPAFEEDQTKKTAALKQEAEAKRALPSPSPKKNFTIVIDPGHQQLANHDQEPLAPGSKQMKGKVSSGTRGVSTAKPEYELTLEAALILKEYLSEHGFNVVLTRMENMVDISNKERAEIANEHQADLFIRLHADGSNDSSVKGFHILTPAEGHAMHKQSLQASKVIFSAVQRDQSIDTNGISFRSDITGFNWSQVPTMLIEMGFMTNTEDDHNLSDPAYLRKLMTYVTEGIVAYSK, encoded by the coding sequence GTGAGAGGCAAAAGAAAAGTAGCGATTATAACTGGCTCAATTATTCTCGTTGGCCTCTTGCTATCCTTATTTCTTTACTTCTATAACGCGCAGGATACAAGTCAGAGTGAAGTGGGTCAAACGTCTGGACAGCCGGCCTTTGAAGAGGATCAAACAAAAAAGACAGCAGCTCTTAAACAAGAAGCAGAAGCCAAAAGAGCACTACCTTCTCCTAGTCCTAAGAAAAACTTTACCATCGTCATCGATCCCGGCCACCAGCAGCTAGCCAATCACGATCAAGAGCCCCTTGCTCCCGGAAGCAAACAAATGAAAGGAAAAGTCTCCTCAGGTACGAGGGGAGTCAGTACAGCAAAACCCGAGTATGAACTAACGCTCGAAGCAGCTCTGATCTTAAAAGAATACCTGTCAGAGCACGGATTTAACGTTGTTCTAACAAGAATGGAGAACATGGTGGATATAAGCAACAAAGAAAGAGCAGAAATAGCAAACGAACATCAAGCAGATTTGTTTATCCGATTACACGCGGATGGATCAAATGATAGCAGCGTAAAAGGATTTCATATTCTCACACCAGCCGAAGGTCATGCCATGCATAAACAAAGCCTTCAAGCATCCAAAGTCATCTTCAGCGCTGTGCAACGTGATCAGTCAATCGATACGAACGGCATTTCGTTTCGAAGTGATATCACAGGGTTTAATTGGTCTCAAGTTCCAACAATGCTGATTGAAATGGGTTTTATGACAAATACGGAAGATGATCACAATCTCTCAGATCCAGCATATCTTCGCAAGCTTATGACGTATGTAACGGAAGGCATCGTTGCTTATAGCAAATAG
- a CDS encoding LCP family glycopolymer transferase: MKKFLIIVGVILGVLVVAGGGYAYYLYDSVKDTASDIHEPISRETSKLRTEKVETKEKDPISILLMGVDERENDQGRSDTMIMITVNPNDNSMMMFNIPRDTRTEIIGRGTVEKMNHAYAYGGVEMAMDTVENFLDVPIDYYFKVNMEAFEDVVSALNGVTVDNPFAFDYGGYTFPQGEVSLNADEALAFSRMRYEDPKGDLGRNDRQREIIKAIIDKGANVGSINKIDDLLEAVGSNVKTNMTFNEMNDIFKNYKGARNNMETFEIDGSGEMIDGLWYYIVSDQEKQSITQKLKDHLELS; encoded by the coding sequence ATGAAGAAATTCCTTATCATCGTTGGCGTGATTCTCGGCGTTCTTGTCGTAGCCGGTGGTGGCTATGCCTATTACTTATATGACTCTGTGAAAGACACGGCAAGCGATATACATGAGCCAATTAGTCGGGAAACCTCTAAGCTCCGGACGGAGAAAGTAGAGACAAAGGAAAAAGATCCGATCTCGATTCTCTTAATGGGCGTTGATGAACGCGAAAATGATCAGGGCCGTTCGGATACGATGATCATGATTACAGTTAACCCAAATGACAATTCAATGATGATGTTTAATATTCCTCGCGATACGAGAACGGAAATTATCGGTCGTGGAACAGTAGAGAAAATGAACCATGCGTATGCCTATGGTGGCGTTGAAATGGCAATGGATACGGTCGAGAACTTCCTCGATGTTCCGATTGACTATTATTTTAAAGTAAACATGGAAGCATTCGAAGATGTGGTATCCGCTTTGAACGGTGTGACAGTAGATAATCCATTTGCCTTTGATTATGGTGGCTATACATTTCCTCAAGGTGAAGTAAGCTTAAATGCAGATGAAGCACTTGCTTTCTCTCGCATGCGCTACGAAGATCCGAAAGGTGACCTTGGTCGAAACGATCGCCAGCGTGAAATCATTAAAGCGATTATCGACAAAGGTGCAAACGTTGGAAGTATTAACAAAATTGATGATTTGCTTGAAGCAGTCGGTAGCAACGTAAAGACGAACATGACGTTTAATGAAATGAATGATATTTTCAAGAACTACAAAGGCGCTCGCAACAACATGGAAACGTTCGAGATTGACGGTAGCGGTGAAATGATTGACGGGCTCTGGTATTACATCGTATCTGATCAAGAGAAGCAGTCGATTACGCAGAAGTTGAAAGATCATCTTGAACTAAGCTAG
- a CDS encoding polysaccharide biosynthesis protein, translating to MTYRKRLSSLIVIDSLIVAFAIFISSFLLNYNDFLSSKPIIASSIVLLLGHHFFSYYYKLYKRAWQYASIGELVVIFRVVTFSIALAALAQFVMLQDIYFRALSITWMIHMLLIGGSRFAWRMFRDTYMNTKNKKKRVLVIGAGSAGRMIVRQLRQSVDSDLNPIGFIDDDIRKQNLEIMGVPVLGSTDDIEEQVRKLEIDNIVIAIPSLSKGEMKRIYEECSKTTAKTQIIPMIEDLMTGKLSINSFRNVKVEDLLGREPIKLDTDNIAETLTGKTVLVTGAGGSIGSEICRQVSKFNPDQMILLGHGENSIYTIEMELRNTYGDTITFIPVIADVQDRERLGEVMKTHRPNVVYHAAAHKHVPLMEANPHESVKNNVIGTKNVAEAASDADVDTFVMVSTDKAVNPTSVMGATKRLAEMIVQQMDKISATRFVAVRFGNVLGSRGSVIPLFKKQIQKGGPVTVTHPDMVRYFMTIPEASRLVIQAGAMAQGGEIFVLDMGEPVKIVDLAENLIKLSGYSVDEIGIQFAGVRPGEKLYEELLGKDEVHDEQIYPKIYVGKSINADLNVVMDFVGRFEDMDKLGVRERALDIAHNRVESEKELLYAK from the coding sequence GTGACTTATCGAAAGCGGTTATCGTCGTTAATCGTGATAGATTCATTGATTGTAGCTTTTGCGATTTTTATTAGTAGCTTTCTTTTAAATTATAACGATTTTCTATCATCAAAACCGATTATTGCAAGCTCAATTGTACTTTTACTTGGTCATCATTTCTTTTCATACTATTACAAGCTATATAAACGAGCGTGGCAGTATGCGAGTATTGGGGAGCTAGTCGTCATTTTCAGAGTTGTGACGTTCTCGATAGCCCTAGCAGCACTAGCGCAGTTCGTCATGTTGCAGGATATCTACTTCCGAGCGCTATCAATTACATGGATGATTCATATGTTGCTTATCGGTGGATCACGCTTCGCATGGCGCATGTTCCGCGATACGTATATGAATACGAAAAACAAGAAAAAGCGTGTTCTCGTCATCGGCGCTGGATCAGCAGGTCGGATGATCGTCAGGCAATTAAGACAAAGTGTGGATTCAGACTTGAATCCAATTGGCTTTATTGATGATGATATCCGAAAGCAAAACTTAGAAATTATGGGTGTTCCTGTTCTTGGATCGACGGATGATATCGAAGAACAAGTGAGAAAACTTGAAATCGATAATATCGTTATTGCGATTCCATCTCTTTCTAAAGGTGAGATGAAACGTATCTATGAAGAATGCTCAAAAACAACAGCGAAAACACAAATCATTCCAATGATTGAAGATTTAATGACTGGTAAATTATCGATCAATAGCTTCCGTAATGTAAAAGTAGAAGATTTATTAGGCCGTGAACCAATTAAATTGGATACAGATAACATAGCAGAAACGCTCACTGGAAAAACAGTGCTCGTTACAGGTGCCGGTGGATCGATCGGATCTGAAATCTGTCGCCAGGTTTCGAAGTTCAATCCAGATCAGATGATTCTACTTGGTCACGGTGAAAACAGCATTTATACAATTGAAATGGAGCTCCGCAATACATACGGTGATACCATTACCTTCATTCCAGTGATCGCAGATGTACAGGACCGCGAACGTCTTGGTGAAGTGATGAAAACACACCGTCCAAACGTTGTCTATCATGCCGCAGCTCATAAACACGTTCCTTTAATGGAAGCAAACCCCCATGAATCGGTGAAAAATAACGTGATTGGAACGAAAAATGTTGCCGAAGCCGCAAGCGATGCAGATGTTGATACATTCGTGATGGTTTCAACAGATAAAGCCGTTAACCCGACAAGCGTGATGGGCGCAACGAAACGACTTGCGGAAATGATTGTGCAACAAATGGACAAGATCAGCGCAACAAGATTCGTAGCCGTTCGTTTCGGTAACGTTCTAGGAAGCCGTGGTAGTGTCATTCCACTCTTTAAGAAGCAAATACAAAAAGGTGGCCCAGTTACCGTAACGCATCCGGATATGGTTCGTTACTTTATGACAATCCCTGAAGCTTCGAGACTAGTCATTCAAGCTGGCGCCATGGCACAAGGCGGAGAGATTTTCGTTCTTGATATGGGTGAGCCGGTTAAGATTGTCGATCTTGCAGAAAACCTCATTAAATTATCCGGTTACTCCGTTGATGAAATTGGAATTCAATTTGCTGGTGTGCGACCTGGTGAGAAGTTGTATGAAGAGCTTCTTGGAAAAGATGAGGTTCATGATGAGCAGATTTATCCGAAGATTTATGTTGGGAAGTCGATTAATGCGGATTTGAATGTTGTGATGGATTTTGTTGGTCGGTTTGAGGATATGGATAAGTTAGGTGTTAGAGAGAGGGCTTTGGATATTGCACATAATCGGGTTGAATCTGAAAAAGAGTTGTTGTATGCGAAGTAA
- a CDS encoding cell wall-binding repeat-containing protein — MKKSVGLLTVMLAGSMLGAPAASATQDTNAQKAFHFMEEVEPNNAFDWANNLPLNDYAIGKLTDSDQDYYKVVIDGDEALPVEVFAGTYEEMSSLDLKVKTFNSSQEEITPDYKDTQEGFYAGFEALEPGTYYFAVSDTANKNNGAEYHFTASIATGEQEITRIEGANRYETAVEIAKADFNEGNASEVVLATGGDFPDALAGAPLAYQMDAPILLTKSNSIPSEVKEALDYFGVNHVTILGGESAITENVENELKDMNIAFSRISGENRYDTAARIASVLGDESDTAFVTYGGDFPDALSVASIAAQDGSPILLTKTNELPAETEKVLSNYDSTYTIGGPAVINDNVLEELPEGTRIAGANRYETSVEVIKQLDVPVKFATLATGMNFADALAGSVYAADTSQPIVLTKKDSLTTPAAQLFLENETKAYTILGGKNAIGQGVEDDLSILFD, encoded by the coding sequence ATGAAAAAATCAGTTGGCCTGCTGACGGTCATGCTTGCGGGAAGTATGCTTGGTGCTCCTGCAGCCTCAGCTACACAGGATACCAATGCTCAGAAAGCCTTTCACTTTATGGAGGAAGTAGAGCCAAACAATGCGTTTGATTGGGCAAATAATCTGCCATTAAATGACTATGCAATCGGGAAACTAACAGACAGTGATCAGGACTATTATAAAGTCGTGATTGACGGAGACGAAGCACTCCCAGTGGAAGTTTTCGCTGGTACATATGAAGAAATGAGCTCACTCGATCTTAAGGTGAAAACCTTTAACAGTTCACAAGAGGAAATCACACCTGACTACAAGGATACGCAAGAAGGCTTCTATGCTGGTTTTGAAGCTCTCGAACCTGGCACGTATTACTTTGCCGTTTCAGATACTGCCAACAAAAACAACGGTGCAGAGTACCACTTCACCGCTTCAATCGCGACAGGCGAGCAAGAAATCACGCGGATCGAAGGCGCCAATCGCTATGAAACAGCGGTTGAAATTGCGAAAGCTGATTTTAATGAAGGAAATGCATCTGAAGTCGTTCTTGCCACAGGGGGCGATTTTCCTGATGCCCTTGCTGGAGCGCCTCTAGCGTATCAGATGGATGCCCCGATTCTTCTAACAAAATCAAACTCGATTCCAAGTGAGGTAAAAGAAGCACTTGACTACTTCGGTGTAAATCACGTGACGATTCTTGGCGGAGAATCAGCGATTACGGAAAATGTTGAAAACGAACTAAAAGACATGAACATTGCCTTCAGTCGCATTTCAGGTGAGAACCGCTATGACACAGCGGCCCGAATCGCGAGTGTCCTAGGTGATGAGAGCGACACAGCGTTCGTTACGTACGGGGGCGACTTCCCTGATGCGCTATCGGTTGCTTCCATCGCCGCACAGGACGGGAGCCCGATCCTTTTAACGAAAACAAATGAGCTTCCTGCTGAAACAGAAAAAGTCTTATCTAACTACGACAGCACCTACACGATCGGCGGGCCAGCAGTTATCAACGATAACGTTCTGGAAGAGCTCCCAGAAGGAACGCGAATCGCAGGTGCCAACCGATATGAAACATCCGTTGAGGTCATCAAGCAGCTTGATGTACCGGTGAAATTCGCAACGCTAGCAACAGGCATGAATTTTGCGGACGCGCTAGCAGGCTCCGTCTATGCGGCCGATACATCTCAACCAATCGTTCTTACAAAAAAGGACAGTCTCACAACGCCAGCTGCGCAACTTTTTCTTGAAAATGAAACGAAAGCTTACACCATTTTAGGTGGAAAGAATGCAATTGGACAAGGCGTTGAAGACGACCTTAGCATCTTATTTGATTAA
- a CDS encoding cell wall-binding repeat-containing protein, translating to MKKALGLLSTAILAGSLMGGPVASASTHDALMKKAQKISMNDDYNEWEYVSEVEPNNSFKEANVLISDDVATGKLTDQDEDFYKLEVEADEPVSLSFGAGTDEEEPTMELWVDLYDENQNKLTPDFEDGEYGYYGAIEELEPGTYYFRVTDTENKNNNVDYYFSAFTYSNDPVVMRIAGEDRYETAVEIAKTGFEEGYTPEVVLATGQNFPDALAGAPLALQLGAPILLSPTKELPASVKEALAYFGTEHVTILGGATAISKNIEKSLTKMGIDYDRIEGKDRYDTAAKIAKEIHPYFSDTAFVTYGGNFPDALSVASVAASQGSPILLTKTKELPAVTAKALKNYNDTYVIGGTAVVSNTVFNKLPHPKRIAGDNRYDTSVQVARQLDLPGEFVNLATGENYADALSGSVLAANFYEPILLTKKNELPEEVKDLFIDKETFFFTIFGGPNAVSEDVEDEIWEMFE from the coding sequence ATGAAAAAAGCACTTGGACTATTATCGACTGCCATCCTTGCAGGAAGCCTAATGGGGGGACCTGTTGCCTCTGCTTCCACCCATGATGCGCTTATGAAGAAGGCACAGAAAATTTCCATGAACGATGATTATAATGAGTGGGAATACGTTTCTGAAGTAGAACCAAATAATAGTTTCAAAGAAGCAAACGTCCTTATAAGCGATGACGTGGCGACGGGGAAACTAACTGATCAAGACGAGGATTTCTATAAACTTGAAGTTGAAGCAGACGAACCAGTTTCTCTGTCTTTCGGAGCGGGGACAGACGAAGAAGAGCCGACGATGGAACTTTGGGTCGACCTTTATGATGAAAACCAAAACAAACTAACACCGGACTTTGAAGATGGCGAATACGGTTACTACGGCGCAATCGAAGAGCTTGAGCCAGGGACCTACTATTTTCGAGTGACGGATACGGAGAATAAAAACAATAACGTAGATTACTATTTTTCAGCCTTCACGTATTCAAATGACCCAGTCGTCATGAGAATCGCAGGGGAAGACCGCTACGAAACTGCGGTCGAAATAGCGAAAACGGGATTTGAAGAAGGGTATACGCCTGAAGTTGTACTTGCAACAGGACAAAACTTTCCTGACGCTCTTGCTGGAGCACCACTTGCACTTCAATTGGGTGCACCAATCCTTCTTTCCCCAACAAAAGAGTTACCGGCTTCTGTAAAAGAAGCGCTCGCCTATTTTGGCACCGAGCACGTGACGATTCTTGGTGGGGCAACAGCGATCTCTAAAAACATCGAAAAATCCCTCACAAAAATGGGCATCGATTATGACCGCATTGAAGGAAAAGACCGCTACGACACAGCTGCCAAGATTGCAAAGGAAATCCATCCGTACTTTAGTGACACCGCATTCGTCACGTACGGAGGAAACTTCCCCGATGCACTATCTGTCGCATCGGTCGCTGCTTCACAGGGAAGTCCAATTCTTTTAACGAAAACAAAAGAGCTACCAGCCGTAACCGCAAAAGCGTTGAAAAACTACAATGACACGTATGTTATTGGTGGTACAGCCGTTGTAAGCAACACCGTCTTCAACAAATTACCACATCCAAAACGGATTGCAGGAGACAACCGCTACGACACGTCTGTTCAAGTCGCAAGACAGCTTGATCTACCAGGGGAATTCGTGAATCTAGCAACCGGTGAAAACTACGCCGATGCTCTTTCCGGCTCAGTTCTAGCCGCAAACTTCTACGAGCCCATTCTCTTAACGAAGAAAAATGAGCTACCAGAGGAAGTAAAAGATCTCTTTATCGACAAAGAAACATTCTTCTTCACCATTTTCGGTGGACCGAATGCGGTCAGTGAGGACGTAGAGGATGAGATTTGGGAGATGTTTGAGTAA
- a CDS encoding tyrosine-protein phosphatase codes for MIDIHCHILPGIDDGAKDLNDSLEMARQAQSQGITRIVASPHHKNGSFDNNFQDILTEVNRLNKELTREGIDIEILPGQEVRIYGEMEEDLDVDLLTVNNSGIYMLIEFPSSHLPRYANKLLFDLQLKGIVPIIVHPERNREIMEDPSKLYRLIKEGSLSQVTASSVTGRMGKKIKKFSLDLLSHNLAHFIASDSHNTTTRPFDLREAYETVEKELGMSIRYQVQENPEEMVQGRMIDKDIPERIKKKKVLGLF; via the coding sequence ATGATTGATATTCACTGTCACATTCTACCGGGGATTGATGATGGCGCCAAAGATTTGAATGATAGTCTTGAGATGGCGCGTCAGGCGCAATCTCAAGGGATTACGCGTATCGTGGCGAGTCCCCATCATAAGAATGGAAGCTTTGATAACAACTTTCAGGACATCCTGACAGAAGTAAATCGATTAAACAAAGAACTAACGAGAGAAGGCATCGACATCGAAATCCTTCCTGGGCAGGAAGTGAGAATCTACGGGGAGATGGAAGAGGATCTTGATGTGGATCTTCTCACGGTGAACAACTCAGGCATCTATATGCTGATTGAGTTTCCATCGAGTCACCTTCCGCGCTATGCGAACAAGCTGCTGTTTGATCTTCAGCTAAAAGGGATCGTTCCCATTATCGTGCACCCTGAGCGGAACAGAGAAATCATGGAGGATCCATCAAAGCTCTATCGTTTAATTAAAGAAGGTTCACTAAGTCAGGTGACAGCATCCAGCGTAACGGGACGAATGGGCAAGAAGATTAAAAAATTCTCGCTTGATTTGCTTTCCCATAACTTGGCACACTTCATCGCATCCGATTCACATAACACGACAACGCGCCCATTTGATTTGAGAGAGGCGTATGAGACCGTTGAAAAAGAACTCGGGATGTCGATACGTTATCAAGTGCAGGAAAATCCGGAAGAAATGGTGCAAGGAAGAATGATCGACAAAGATATTCCTGAACGCATCAAAAAGAAAAAAGTGCTCGGCCTGTTTTAA
- a CDS encoding YARHG domain-containing protein, with protein MEKDTPSRVKRKAPFTKPMIGIALFILIGLLVGGAFYIGGKYTSQKPSNVSDDSALTTDEVSSVDEKSQVDQNEAKENTQETSEAKPVPTLKSTTEKNDTDANRKTLDIDSAIKELNNLSIQANGRDISLGEWDITKNDGKLLIQADEIPSANLEHIFTLYDQQNLAPIKKWSIEVLHIAQQLEKQMQVDWNISVGNDCVAQYPLTLPSDVITQYSGSCGYSIPVLQATNWGEMTLFIDEKMMSEYTADPVFDYIESSSSYLLPHSDVIKLSESELTSFNKDELRLARNEIFARHGYLFKSDELESYFAAKTWYYPDPYYDGSLNNVEEYNVKLIEDLEELY; from the coding sequence ATGGAGAAAGACACGCCATCGAGAGTGAAAAGAAAAGCTCCGTTCACAAAACCTATGATCGGCATCGCTTTATTCATTCTGATTGGTTTACTTGTAGGCGGCGCATTTTATATTGGCGGTAAGTATACTTCCCAAAAACCATCAAATGTGAGTGATGATTCAGCTCTCACAACAGACGAGGTGTCATCAGTAGACGAGAAAAGTCAAGTAGACCAAAATGAAGCAAAAGAAAACACACAAGAAACATCTGAGGCGAAACCAGTCCCCACTCTAAAAAGCACGACAGAGAAAAACGACACCGATGCAAACAGGAAAACCCTAGACATCGACAGCGCCATTAAAGAACTGAATAACCTTTCCATTCAGGCAAACGGACGAGACATTTCCTTAGGCGAATGGGATATCACAAAGAACGATGGAAAACTCTTGATTCAAGCTGATGAAATTCCATCTGCTAACCTGGAACACATATTTACCCTTTACGATCAGCAAAACTTAGCTCCGATCAAAAAATGGTCAATAGAAGTACTACACATTGCACAACAATTAGAAAAACAAATGCAAGTAGACTGGAACATCAGCGTCGGCAATGATTGCGTGGCTCAGTATCCACTGACTCTCCCATCCGACGTTATTACCCAATACTCTGGTTCCTGCGGCTATTCTATTCCTGTTTTACAAGCGACCAACTGGGGAGAAATGACGTTATTTATTGATGAAAAAATGATGTCAGAATACACAGCGGATCCGGTGTTTGACTACATCGAGAGCTCCAGTTCCTATCTCTTACCACACAGTGACGTTATCAAACTATCTGAAAGTGAACTCACTTCCTTCAATAAAGACGAACTCCGTTTAGCCAGAAATGAAATCTTTGCTCGTCACGGTTATTTGTTCAAATCAGATGAACTAGAAAGTTACTTCGCGGCAAAAACCTGGTATTATCCGGATCCTTACTACGATGGTTCATTAAATAACGTCGAAGAGTATAATGTGAAACTAATTGAAGATTTGGAGGAACTATATTAG